AGACGCACGACACCATCCGGCGCGTTTCCGAGGACCTCGATCCGCGGGTGCACCTGAACACCGCCGTGTCGGCGCTGATGGAGCTGGTGAACGACCTGTACGCCTACTGCGAGCGGGCGCACATCGGCCCGTTCGCGGGCGATCCTTCCGCGCCGGCGTCGGGGGCCGGGCCGGCTTCGCTGGCGGTCGTACGCGAGGCGCTCGAGGCGCTGGTGCTGATGCTCTCGCCGTTCACTCCGCACCTGTCCGAGGAGCTGTGGGAGGCCATGGGCCATGGCGAGGGCGTCGAGGCGGCGGGGTGGCCGGTCTTCGACGCCGACGTGGCGCGGGCCGACACGCTGGTCCTGCCCGTGCAGGTGAACGGGAAGGTGCGCGCCCGGTTGACGGTCTCCGTCGACAGCGGCGAGGACGAGCTGCGCCGGCTCGCGCTGGACCAGCCGCAGGTGCGGGCGCACACCGCGGGGAAGACCGTCGCCCGGATCGTCGTCGTGCCGGGCCGGCTCGTCAGCATCGTCGCGAAATCGTGAGAGGAGTGCACCCGATGCAACGAATCCCACCGAGGAACAACGCCCGCGGAGCGGGCATGGACGCGCGGATGCCGGGGCGCCTGCGCCGCGCGCCGGCGGTTTGCGCTCTGCTTGCCGTCCTTGCCTGTGGCGCCCTCTCAGGGTGCGGCTACTCGCTGGCCGGGCAGGGATCGTTCCTGCCGGATTACATCGAGACCGTCGCCATCCCGATGTTCGAGAACAACACCCCCGTCTTCGACGTGGAGCAGCTTCTCACGCAGGAGGTGCGTACCGCATTCATCAGCCGGGGCTCGTACCGGGTTCAGACGGCGGAAGCGGGCGCCGACGCGACCTTGACCGGGACCATCACCGACATCCGTATCGCGCCGGCCAGCTTCAGCGCGGACCAGCAGGCCTCCCGCTACGTCTTCACGCTGCAGGCCGCCATCGAGTTTCGCGATCTGACGACCGGCGAGGTCGTCTGGGACGATGCCCAGATGGTGTTCAGCGACGAGTACGAGGTGGCCTCGGGAACGGGCGACATCGCCAGCGTATCGACCTTCTTCGGGCAGGAGGCGAACACCGTCGAGCGGCTCGCCGTGGACTTCGCGACCACGGTGGTCAGCTCCATTCTCGAGGCCTTCTGAGGGCGCGTGGGCGTACTGACGCCGGCGGCGCTGCGGGCCCGGATCGCGTCCGCCGAGCCGGATCCCGTCTATCTCCTGGTCGGCGACGACGAGCGCGAGAAGGCGGCGTTGATCGCGGCGCTGGCCGATACCATCGACGAGGGCGTGCGCGCCTTCAATCTCGACCGCTTCCACGGCGGCGACGCCGGCCTGGACGACGTGCTCGCCGCGGCGGGAATTCTGCCGGTGATGGCCCCGCGCCGGATCGTCATCGCGGTGCGGGCCGAGCGGATGCTGCAGCCACCGAAGGAGAGCGAGGCCTCACGTCGCGCCCTGGCGGCTCTGGAAGGCTACCTGCAGGCGCCGCCGGCCGAGACGACGCTCGTGCTGGCGGCGGACGGGCTGGACACGCGGCGGCGGATCGCGAAGCAGCTTCGAGAGCGGGCCACCGTCGTCCGCTGCGGCGTTCCGGAGGACGCGGCCGGGGTTCGCGACTGGATACGGGAGCGCGTGGAAGAGGCGGGCCGGCGGGCCGAGGCCCCGGCAATCCGTTTGCTGAGCGACCTCGTCGGCCGCGACGCCGTGCGCTTGCGGAACGCGGTGGACCGGCTGCTGCTGTTCGCGGATGCGGGCGACGCGATAACCTCGGCCCACGTACGTGAGTTGCTGGGCCCGGTCACACCCGGCGCAGCCGACGACTGGGCAGTGGCCCGCGCCATCGAGCAGGGCGCGACCGACCGTGCGCTCCGGGAGCTGGGGCTGACCCTCGACGCCGGGGCCGTGCCCTACATGGTCCTGGGCCAGCTCGCGTGGGTTGCCCGGGCCAAGCTTGCCGGGGCCCGGGTCGCGCCCGCGATAGAAGCGGTCTTCCGTACGGACCTCGCCTTGAAACAGTCCGGCGGGGATCCGCGCGTTCTGCTGGAGCGCCTGGTGGTGGATCTGTGTGGAACCGCGACGGCACGGGGTGCGAGCCGCCGCTTCCGGTCTTAGCCTAGCCGCCTAGCCTTCCGGGGCCGGCGCCGACGCCTTCCGCATCCGCTTCTCGAGCCGCGACTTGTGCCGCGCCGCCGCGTTGCGGTGGATGACGCCCTTGCCCGCGAGCTTGTCGATCAGGGCCGACGTCGCGCGGATCGACTCGCGCGCGCTCGACGCCTGGTCCTCGTTCCCGCCGTCGACTGCGCCGATGGCGCTGCGCGCCGCACGGATCGCGCGGCGTACCCGGCTCTTCATGCGGTTGTTTCTGTCCCGGCGCTGGAGACTCTGCTCGTGGGCCTTGATCGCAGACTTGTGGTTCGCCATGAAACTCCCAATCCCGGCAGTCCGCGGTGAAAGGCACCGCCGCATGCGAGCGACGATGCATCCCGCGGGGACTGCATTCTTCCCGGGGCGCGGCCGCCGCGCAAGGACGGCAAACCGGCGCCGTCCGCTACCTGCCGTGCGACGAGTAGACCTCCGCGTTGCCGTTTCTCTCGAATGCGATGACGTCGTAGCGCTGTATCGGCCGGCCCGGCACTTCCATGCCCGGAGACCCGATGGGCATTCCCGGCACCGCGAGTCCGGCAACGCGCGGACGCTCGATGAGCAGGCGCGCGATGTCCGCGGCCGGCACGTGGCCCTCGATCACGTAGTCGCCGACGATGGCGGTGTGACACGACGACAGCGCCGGGGGAACGCCTGCGCGCCGCTTGAGCGGCACTACGTTGGGGACGTCCGTCATCTCTACGTCGAAGCCGTGTTCCTGCAGGTGAACCACCCACTTGACGCAGCAGCCTCAGGTGGGGGACTGGAAGACCTTGATTGTCTCCGCATGCTGCTGGCCGTGTGCAACGCCCGACGACACCATCAGGCCGGCTGCCAGCAGCAGACCGAGCGCCAGTACGAGATTTCGCATGGACATGCTCCTTGGCGCGGGCGACAGACAACCCGCGAGTGACCGCCATTATAAGGCAACGCGACGGGTTTCGGGGACGAGTCGGAGCGTGCCCGACCGGTCCAATCGACACCTCCCTCGTCCGGGGCGGCCGGCAATCATGGTGGCCCTTGCGGCCCGGACCACGCGACCTCCCCGAGGATCCGGTCGTCTTCGGCCACCGTGCGGGGCTCGTGGGCGGGATTGTCGCTGGCCAGCAGCCAGCGGGCGCCGGACTGCCGCAGGCGCTTGACGACGAGCCCCGCGTCGGTGCGGACCGCGAACAGGCGTCCGTCCAGCGGTTCGGTACGGCCGGCGTCGATCGCGACGAGGTCCCCGTCGCGAATCGTCGGCTCCATCGAATCGCCCACCGCACGGACGCAGGTGAGGCGTTCCGGCCGCGCCCAGGTCGCCAGCGCGTCCGTCGCAACGGCGATCGACATCTCGGGCGACTCGTCGAATACGATTTCGCCGGAGCCCGCCGCGAGCCGGACGTCGGGAGCGAACGGGATCATTGCCACGGCGCTGTCGCGCCCCGTGCGAGCGGACGATCGTCCGTCTGACGCCGGGCCGGAAATCAGCGCCACGGCTGTCGCCGTCCGGTCCACGAAGTCCTGTACGAGGCCGACGCTTTCGCGCAGTCTCGATGCCAGCGCGTCCCTGTCCAGCGCCTCGAGTGCGTCGGCGACGCTGGCATCTCGCGGGAGGCCGAGTGCGTCGGCGATCGCCGGCGGCAGTCCCGGTCCCGTCGACGAGGGCGCCCGGGCCGGGCCGATGTAGAGCTCGAGGTCCAGCGCGGAGGCCATCAGCTCGAGGGTCGTGCTGCGCGCGGCGCGGCCCTGCATGATGCTTCTCAATTGTCCGACGGGGATGCCGGTGCGAAATGAGAACGGCCGCAGACCCTCTGCCGCGACCCGCTGGCGCACGGCCTGCCGCAGGTAGTCGATGCCGTCGGAACGTGTCACTACTGACACGATATCAGGAATCGAGCGGGTGGGGTCGGGTTCTCGGAACACCCTGCATGCTGAACGCGGCGGCGCTCGGTAGCGGGGCAGCTCTTCTTCAGCCGTCGCCGCGGCCCCGCGGGCCGCACCACGCGACCTGCCCGAGAATCCGATCGTTCTCGGCCACCGGATGCGATGCATGGGTACGGTTGTCGCTGGCCAGCAGCCAGCGCCCGCGGCTCTGCCGCAGGCGCTTGATGACGAGACCGCTGTCCGTCCGAACCGCGAACAACTGTCCGTCCAGCGGGTCGGTCCGGGCCGGGTCGACCACGACGAGGTCGCCGTCGCGGATGTTGGGCTCCATGGAGTCGCCGGCCGCGCGCACGCACGTCAGGTGCTCGGGCCGCGCCCAGGACGGCAGGGCGTCGGCGGCGACGGCGATTGACACCTCCGGCGATTCCTCGAACACCACCTCGCCGGTACCCGCCGCGAGCCGCACTTCCGGAGCGAACGGGATCATGACCACGCCGCTCTCCGAGGCCTCGCCTGCGCGCGAACGCCCACCGGAGACGAGGCGGGGAATCAACGCCGCCGCGGTCGCCGCCCGTTCCATCAACTCCTGCACGAGTCCGATTCCCTCGCGCAGCCTCGACGCCATCGCATCCTTCTTGATCGCGTCGAGAGCGTCGTCGATCGTGGCGTCGCGCGGCAGGTCGAGGGCCCGCGCGATCTCCGAGGGGAGCCGCGGCCGGGTCGTCGAATCCGCCCGCGCCGGGCCGATGTAGAATTCCAACTCCAGGACGGACGCGATCAACTCGAGGGTCGTGCTCCTGGCCGCCCGCCCCTCGATCACGCTCCTCAACTGTCCGAGCGGGATGCCGGTGCGGTGCGCGAACGGACGCAGTCCCTCCGCGTCGATCCGCTGCCGAACGGCCTGCCGGAGGTAGTCGATCCCGTAGCGTGTCACGACCGACACGATACACGGAATCACTTGCACGCACGTGCCATTTGTGGCATGCTTCCGTGCCATGGACGACACGGTTCGGCGGCTCGTGGCGCTCTGCGGCCTGTTCGCCGAGAGCACCGGGCGGAGCATCTCTACCGTCTCCCGCTACGCGACGGGAAGCGGCGAAACCATCGCGCGGCTGCAACGCGGCCACGCCATCACGACGCGGCGCGCGGAACGCGCCATCCGCTTTCTCTCCGACAACTGGCCGGCGCCGGTGGAGTGGCCGGCAGACATTCCGCGCCCCGCCGTATCTCCAGGTCTCGCCGATGAGCCGGAACTGCCGGTCGCGGCCCTCGGCGACGGCAGGGACGCGCTGTCCGTGGAACCGCTGAGCAGCGGCTGAGAGACCGGCCTTTTCTCCCGCGCTTCACGAGGTCCGAGCCCAGGCGCTTCGATTCGAGGCTGGCGCGGCAGGCAGCCGGTAGCAGCGGCTCGTCGTTGCCTATTCGCGACCCTTCAGGCGCCGGAGTTGCCGCCGCTGCTGCTTGTCGGGGGCCGTAGCGCGGCCGGCGCGCCGGAGCAGCATCCTGAACGCCAGCTCCTCCTCCCTGGGCGGCGGCGTCCGGTCCTCGTACAGCCCCCGCGCGTCGGCCTTCGGCAGATGGTGCTCGGCGAGCGCCGCCACCGACACTATCTGCGTCACACCGTTGGGGCGGGTGATGCGGATCTCGTCGCCAGGGCGGATCTCCCGGTGCGGCTTCGCTCTACGACCGTTGATCTCGACCTTGCCGCCCTTCGCCGCGCGCTGCGCCTCGGAGCGCGTCCGGAAGAGGCAGGCCACGTCGAGCCAGACGTCGAGACGTACGCACTGCAAGAGGTCCGTGTCCGTAGGCTGGGACGGTGATCCTGCCCGATTATCCATGAGCGGTGCAGGGCGGTTCCCGGCGATCCCGCACGATGCGCGGCGGTAGTGGAACGCGGCGGGACGCTTCGCCGCGAAGCTACGATCCGACCAGCATGCGGCCGACCGCGGTGCGGCTCTCGGGAACGATGCTGTCGATACGGTCGATCTGCCGGCCGCCCGCCTGCGCAAAATCCGGGCGCCCGCCGCCGCGTCCCCCGACGATGGGCGCGAGCTCCTTGATCAGATTGCCCGCGTGGACG
Above is a genomic segment from Acidobacteriota bacterium containing:
- the holA gene encoding DNA polymerase III subunit delta, whose amino-acid sequence is MGVLTPAALRARIASAEPDPVYLLVGDDEREKAALIAALADTIDEGVRAFNLDRFHGGDAGLDDVLAAAGILPVMAPRRIVIAVRAERMLQPPKESEASRRALAALEGYLQAPPAETTLVLAADGLDTRRRIAKQLRERATVVRCGVPEDAAGVRDWIRERVEEAGRRAEAPAIRLLSDLVGRDAVRLRNAVDRLLLFADAGDAITSAHVRELLGPVTPGAADDWAVARAIEQGATDRALRELGLTLDAGAVPYMVLGQLAWVARAKLAGARVAPAIEAVFRTDLALKQSGGDPRVLLERLVVDLCGTATARGASRRFRS
- the rpsT gene encoding 30S ribosomal protein S20 codes for the protein MANHKSAIKAHEQSLQRRDRNNRMKSRVRRAIRAARSAIGAVDGGNEDQASSARESIRATSALIDKLAGKGVIHRNAAARHKSRLEKRMRKASAPAPEG
- a CDS encoding LexA family transcriptional regulator — encoded protein: MLRPVLSANRPQSATSRRTVSSMARKHATNGTCVQVIPCIVSVVTRYGIDYLRQAVRQRIDAEGLRPFAHRTGIPLGQLRSVIEGRAARSTTLELIASVLELEFYIGPARADSTTRPRLPSEIARALDLPRDATIDDALDAIKKDAMASRLREGIGLVQELMERAATAAALIPRLVSGGRSRAGEASESGVVMIPFAPEVRLAAGTGEVVFEESPEVSIAVAADALPSWARPEHLTCVRAAGDSMEPNIRDGDLVVVDPARTDPLDGQLFAVRTDSGLVIKRLRQSRGRWLLASDNRTHASHPVAENDRILGQVAWCGPRGRGDG
- a CDS encoding RNA-binding S4 domain-containing protein, encoding MDNRAGSPSQPTDTDLLQCVRLDVWLDVACLFRTRSEAQRAAKGGKVEINGRRAKPHREIRPGDEIRITRPNGVTQIVSVAALAEHHLPKADARGLYEDRTPPPREEELAFRMLLRRAGRATAPDKQQRRQLRRLKGRE